The Aphelocoma coerulescens isolate FSJ_1873_10779 chromosome 2, UR_Acoe_1.0, whole genome shotgun sequence genome contains a region encoding:
- the FAM83H gene encoding protein FAM83H isoform X2, which produces MGTVQLWGVVAIVMDIFTDVDLLFEVLDAASRRVPVYILLDEMNSQLFLDTAAKCKVNLNYVEFLRVRTVSGPTYYCRTGMSFKGHLKEKFLLVDCMVVLSGNYSFMWSFEKIHRSIAHIFQGELVASFDEEFRILFAQSEPLVPPANVLAKAENTFAMAPFGSNMPFFPKKGPLMFQRDDSLFPSFMDRVDPDRYFLSNFRRDDMLRHTVEGSAMRMYKKVEMENSQMDPVRGFLRSKQLELDAFKRHSFAEGTFENFASAKQYTRQMFMNNMDEFKIQSSHFQKDQFYQYQFEHPHLSGRPQGFFERIRGGRPGFNELEDYGEGPRYPELEPGFPQEGFPLRLDYVPSNSSREVRHGSDQLNPAGNGPMGMMLRRQNIGQKFICQTSPTQKQSLEQRLFLQDKDEDQDDDKNTQENRTGLRNWRISSYLSAYQSEPDEGLPMPMESEAYNDALGDPLTKHPTDLVPAFKSPMPFNSKPLGIDSAKESSDPDRAGEETSIMKPDAFRSRINPLIQRSSRLRSSLIFSAAKLDQPNTTIEKVQMIQKEQMSSELTKDNETIKTAASSKVAELLEKYKAVGKDTERGTVTHTKAVSGYLQEESQNTEKKCTKSVQYKILESRVLDSKDSCSTYKMHGELDRAFGMASSTPQFGDMLSKDPLAHLGTKVDKLSSRFYPIENKPALPEKESLIFVGDTQKLALPEKKDRVTFREDTPKLVNTEMKKSQVRTSTTSSVLESLSRSQGSDSSLNKSEEDCSKQEQNPMEFLRKGSLRLKQLLNPKGEKKLEEEPASESGKCDKQAVVLKRSSIGDCQEAMEEEKSHKFAAPLPPKSSQTTQGRFPSSTANILYSSNLRDDTKVILEQISANSQKNRAELAKQLPSTSNPDLSRSTTSLERKGEKEKSCNIHRSESFGSQKRNLQRQPSEDRDTLLKKMENMRKEKRVYSRFEVFCKKDEHTSPSEEEYDTDAKDKKMGKFMPKILGTFKTKK; this is translated from the exons ATGGGGACAGTGCAGCTTTGGGGT GTGGTGGCCATTGTGATGGACATTTTCACGGATGTGGATCTACTGTTTGAGGTGCTGGATGCTGCTTCTCGCCGAGTGCCTGTCTACATCCTGCTGGATGAAATGAACTCCCAGCTTTTCCTCGATAcagctgccaagtgcaaagtCAACCTGAACTACGTGGAG TTCCTGAGGGTGAGGACGGTGTCTGGCCCAACCTACTACTGCCGCACAGGGATGTCCTTCAAAGGGCACCTGAAGGAGAAGTTCTTGCTAGTGGACTGCATGGTGGTGCTGAGTGGCAACTACAG TTTCATGTGGTCCTTTGAGAAGATTCACAGGAGCATTGCACACATCTTCCAGGGCGAGCTGGTGGCCAGCTTTGATGAAGAATTCCGCATTTTGTTTGCACAGTCAGAACCTCTCGTTCCTCCAGCCAACGTCTTGGCAAAGGCAGAGAACACGTTCGCCATGGCTCCCTTTGGCAGTAACATGCCTTTCTTTCCCAAAAAAGGCCCCCTGATGTTCCAGAGGGATGACAGTCTCTTCCCCTCCTTCATGGACAGAGTGGATCCGGACAGGTACTTCCTCTCCAATTTTCGACGAGACGACATGCTGCGGCACACTGTGGAGGGCTCAGCCATGCGGATGTATAAAAAGGTGGAAATGGAGAATTCCCAGATGGATCCGGTCAGGGGTTTCCTCCGTTCCAAGCAGCTGGAGTTGGATGCTTTTAAGAGACACAGTTTTGCAGAAGGAACGTTTGAAAATTTTGCTTCTGCCAAGCAGTACACCCGGCAGATGTTCATGAACAACATGGATGAGTTCAAAATCCAATCCAGTCACTTCCAGAAGGACCAGTTCTACCAGTACCAGTTTGAACATCCCCATCTTTCTGGCAGACCTCAGGGATTCTTTGAGAGGATTCGAGGGGGGAGGCCGGGATTCAATGAACTGGAAGACTATGGAGAGGGACCTCGATACCCTGAACTGGAACCCGGTTTCCCACAGGAGGGTTTCCCCTTACGGCTGGATTACGTACCCTCAAATTCTTCCAGGGAGGTGAGACACGGCTCTGACCAGCTGAACCCTGCGGGCAATGGCCCAATGGGAATGATGTTACGGAGGCAGAATATAGGACAGAAATTCATTTGCCAGACTTCTCCCACGCAGaagcagagcctggagcagcgCCTGTTCCTACAGGACAAGGATGAAGACCAGGATGACGACAAGAACACGCAGGAAAACAGAACAGGGTTACGGAACTGGAGGATTTCTTCGTACCTCAGTGCGTACCAATCTGAACCAGATGAAGGGCTCCCAATGCCGATGGAGTCCGAGGCATATAATGATGCTCTTGGGGATCCCCTCACAAAGCACCCCACTGACCTCGTCCCAGCCTTCAAATCCCCCATGCCTTTCAATAGCAAGCCACTGGGAATTGACAGTGCTAAAGAATCTTCAGATCCTGATAGAGCAGGTGAAGAAACATCAATAATGAAACCAGATGCTTTCAGGTCCAGGATAAATCCCTTGATCCAGAGGAGTTCCAGGCTCAGGTCCTCTCTGATTTTCAGTGCTGCCAAATTAGATCAGCCCAACACCACAATAGAAAAGGTGCAGATGATCCAAAAAGAGCAAATGTCCAGTGAGTTAACAAAGGACAATGAAACCATCAAGACGGCTGCCTCCTCCAAAgtggctgagctgctggagaagtACAAAGCTGTGGGCAAGGACACGGAACGGGGCACAGTCACCCACACCAAAGCTGTTTCAGGTTACCTACAggaggaatcacagaatacgGAGAAGAAATGTACCAAATCTGTGCAGTATAAGATTCTGGAGAGCAGGGTGCTGGACTCCAAAGACTCCTGCAGTACTTACAAAATGCATGGAGAGTTGGACAGAGCATTTGGAATGGCCTCATCCACCCCCCAGTTTGGGGACATGTTGAGTAAAGATCCCCTGGCACATCTTGGCACTAAGGTGGACAAGCTGTCATCCCGGTTTTACCCCATCGAGAACAAACCTGCTCTTCCAGAGAAGGAGAGCCTGATATTTGTAGGAGACACTCAGAAATTGGctcttccagagaagaaggaCAGAGTGACCTTCAGAGAAGACACTCCAAAATTAGTCAacacagaaatgaagaaatCACAGGTTAGGACAAGTACTACATCCTCAGTTCTAGAAAGCCTGTCTAGAAGTCAAGGGTCTGACAGTTCTCTCAACAAATCTGAGGAAGACTGTTCAAAACAAGAGCAAAATCCCATGGAGTTTTTAAGAAAAGGGTCACTACGGCTGAAGCAGCTTTTGAACCCAAAAGGTGAAAAGAAATTGGAGGAGGAACCTGCTTCTGAGAGTGGGAAGTGTGACAAGCAGGCAGTGGTGCTCAAACGATCGTCCATAGGGGACTGCCAGGAAGcgatggaagaagaaaaatcccacaaattCGCAGCACCACTCCCCCCCAAGAGCAGCCAGACAACACAAGGGAGGTTCCCTTCCTCCACAGCCAACATCCTGTACAGCAGCAACTTGCGTGATGACACCAAGGTGATCCTGGAGCAGATCTCTGCCAATAGCCAGAAGAACAGAGCCGAGCTGGCCAAGCAGCTGCCATCTACCAGCAACCCTGACCTCTCCAGGTCAACCACAAGCttggaaagaaaaggggaaaaggagaaaagctgcaACATCCACAGGTCTGAGAGCTTTGGGAGCCAGAAACGGAACCTCCAGCGGCAGCCATCAGAGGATAGAGACACCCTCCTGAAAAAAATGGAGAACATGCGGAAGGAGAAGCGAGTCTACAGCAGGTTCGAGGTGTTCTGCAAGAAGGACGAACACACGAGTCCGAGTGAAGAGGAATATGACACAGATGCCAAAGacaagaaaatgggaaaattcatGCCCAAAATCCTGGGGACCTTCAAGACCAAAAAATGA